ATGTGCATACGATCTATGAAGAGATCTGTAACAATAACAGAACTCCTTCCATTGAAAACGTGGGTGATCTTGCAGTGAAACCCGCCTGGTTCTACTTGTGTGGATGGAAAAATATGATCGATGAGGCCAAACAAAGAATCCAGTCTCTGGGATACGACCGGAAATCAATTCATCAGGAATTATACGGCTAATCGGCAACAAATGCATGTTGCTGTTATGGATATTTCTTGTAAAGGTTGGTCCGCTTTCAATCACAGCTCCAGGGCTTGGGGAGGTTCAAATAAGGATCAGGAATGCTTCTGAGCTGTAGGGGATTGGGAAGCTACTCTCTTCGCTTCTTTATCCTCTTTCGTCATTGGTATTACCGGAATAGACAATGATTTCAACTTCTTTTCCAGTTCTACATTTTCTTTTTGCAGGTTCAGAATTTCCGCGTGATTTGATACCATTTCAGTTTCGAGGGAGGTAACTTTCTTATTTGATTTAGCCAGATCCTTTGAGCGGATCATGTAGCCAATCAGAAAAGCTACAAACAGCGCACCACCTAACAAAAATACATTCACAGGGATAGTAATAAACATTATCATATGATAAGCTATTTAGCGTGTAAGAACAATAGTTCAAACCACTAATCAATTAATAAACGACCTTAACCGGGAAATATTGGTTCCCATAGGATCAATTATCAGGGTTTCTGTGTCGGTTGGGCGGAGAAGGACTGTCAGGTGTGGTGTTATTCTTTACGATAGGCGACTCAAATGTAGCTATAAAATTTGTTTTTCAATCAATTCTTTGATTTTATTTATAGGGATCCGCTCCTGTTGCATAGTGTCCCGGTAACGTATTGTAACCGTCTGATCCTCTTTCGTTTGATGGTCTACGGTTACACAAAACGGCGTGCCAATTGCATCCTGCCGGCGATAACGTCTACCAATAGCGTCTTTTTCCTCGTAGAAGCAACGGAAAGAGGTTTTGCATTCGTCCATTATTTCCCTTGCAATTTCCGGAAGGCCATCTTTTTTTGTCAATGGCAACACCGCCAATTTGATGGGCGCCAGCTTGGGGGCAAATCGTAAAACTACGCGGCTGTCCTGTTTTTCGGCAGTGCTCAGGTCCTCTTCCGCATAAGCATTGCTGATCACCATCAGGAAACAACGGTCCAGACCAATACTGGTCTCGATCACATACGGAATATAATTCTGATTGATCTCGGGATCGAAGTACTGCATTTTCTTTTTGCTGAACTCCTGGTGACGGCTCAGATCATAATCTGTTCTGGAGTGAATACCTTCCACTTCCTTGAAACCGATGGGGAATTCAAATTCGATATCGCAGGCTGCATCTGCGTAGAATGCAAGTTTCACGTGATCATGGAAGCGGTATTTATCGGCGGGTATACCAAGACTTTTATGCCACTCCATGCGTGTTGCTTTCCATTTTTCGTACCATTCTTTTTGAGTTCCGGGGCGAACGAAGAACTGCATTTCCATCTGCTCAAATTCACGCATACGGAAAATGAACTGACGGGCCACGATCTCATTACGGAAGGCCTTTCCGATCTGGGCAATACCGAATGGGATCTTCATCCTTCCTGTTTTCTGTACGTTCAGGAAATTCACGAAAATGCCCTGGGCAGTTTCAGGACGGAGATAAATCTCGCTCGCTTCTTCGGTTACACTACCCAGTTGGGTAGAGAACATGAGATTGAACTGACGAACGTCTGTCCAGTTGGAAGTACCGCTCACGGTGCATTTGATCTTCTTGTCTTCGATAAGCTTTTTCAATCCGTCGAAGTCATCCGCAGCAAGTAATTGATCCATGGTAGCCAGGATGGCATCGCCCTCTTCTTTCTTACCTGCTTTTTCCAGTTCATCGGCAAAAGCTTCCAGCAAATGATCAACCCTGTACCTTTTTTTACTGTCTTTATTATCGATCATCGGGTCACTGAAATTATCCACGTGACCAGAGGCTTTCCAGGTTGTAGGATGCATGAAAATGGCAGCATCGATACCAACAATGTTCTCATGCAACTGGGTCATGCTCTTCCACCAGTAATCCTTGATATTTTTCTTCAGTTCACTACCCCACTGGCCGTAATCATATACAGCGCTGAGCCCGTCATAGATCTCACTAGACTGGAAAACAAATCCATACTCCTTACAATGTGAAATGATTGCCTGAAAACGATTATTGTCTGTTGCCATAGCCGGCAAAGATAATGGGTTTCCGCTTTACAGCACTTGCATTTTCCATCTTCCGGAGCTAAATTTGATTCAAATCCCGAACCTATGAATAAGCCAACCACCATGGCATTTCTCACCATCCTGGTTTCCCTTTATTTTATTATCAGTGGGTTGCTCAAAATGAGCAAACATGCAAGCGGTTCCTTCCTGCATAGCTGGGGTATTCTTCTATTACTGGCAGGGGTAGCCGGAACTATTTGGAAACTGGCCGAAATCACAAAAAAATAAAATATGAATTCGGAAGAGCTTAGAAAATATATCCGGAAAAAGCTGCGGGCTGGTTATCCGGCAGGTGAACTGGAAAACGAACTACTGTCGAAGGGATTTGAGAAAGAAACCATTCGTGATGCCATGAACAATCCCAAACACCAATGGGACGTTTCATCTACCAGAAAGAATATGCTCGCCATTAATGGAGCATGTCTTCTTTTTGTGACACTTTCAGTAGCTATTTCCGGATTGGATCCGGTCATCTCCGGAATAGCAGGATTGATTGCAGTTGCTGTTATGCTGATTGCATTGTCCAATCAAAAGACCAGTCATAAAGCCTGATCATTTCAGCTTTTCATTGTTCTTATGCCTGTCTGCATCACGGATATTCTTTTTCTCGAAATTCTTTGTAAGCGCTTCGGTTAAGTTTACACCCGTTTGATTGGCCAGGCATATCAGCACCCAGAGCACATCGGCCATTTCATCGGCCAGGTCTTTTTGTTTATCGGATTCTTTGAAACTCTGGTCGCCATATTTGCGGGCCATGATGCGAGCCAGTTCTCCCACTTCTTCGGTGAGTATGGCCATATTGGTGAGCTCGCTGAAATAACGGACGCCCACGGTTTTGATCCAATGGTCTACCTGGTCTTGTGCCTGTTGAATTGTGATCTCCATAAATATTGATTATTCTTTGTTCTTTGAATCGATGATAATAGTTACGGGCCCGTCGTTGAGGAGGGCCACTTTCATGTCGGCACCGAATTCGCCGGTACCGATCGGTTTGCCCAATTCCATTTCCAGGCGGGCAATCAGTTTTTCGTACAGGGGGATGGCCACAGGAGGCTTGCTGGCTTTGATATAGGAAGGCCGGTTCCCTTTTTTGGTGCTGGCATGCAAAGTGAACTGGCTTACCAGCAGCAGCTCACCATCAATGTCTTTCAGACTGAGGTTCATTACTCCGTCTGCATCATTGAAAATGCGCAACTGAACGATCTTGGCCGAAAGCCAGTCGATATCTTCCTGCGTATCGGCATCTTCAATTCCTGCCAGTACCAGCAAACCCTTCCCGATGGAGGAACGTATACTATTATCGATGGTAACAGATGCTTCTGTTACCCTTTGGATCACTACCCGCATAGCCGTTTTTTATGATTAACTTTATGGAATGAAGATAGAGGTTTCAAAAGAAATGCAATTCAAAACCGCCCGCAGCGGAGGCAAAGGCGGTCAGAATGTGAACAAGGTGGAAACCATGGTGGAGGGATATTTCCATATCGGCAATTCAATGATCCTGAGTGAAACGCAGAAAGAGACATTGATCAAAAAACTGGGATCAAAACTAAA
This portion of the Pseudobacter ginsenosidimutans genome encodes:
- a CDS encoding glycine--tRNA ligase, producing the protein MATDNNRFQAIISHCKEYGFVFQSSEIYDGLSAVYDYGQWGSELKKNIKDYWWKSMTQLHENIVGIDAAIFMHPTTWKASGHVDNFSDPMIDNKDSKKRYRVDHLLEAFADELEKAGKKEEGDAILATMDQLLAADDFDGLKKLIEDKKIKCTVSGTSNWTDVRQFNLMFSTQLGSVTEEASEIYLRPETAQGIFVNFLNVQKTGRMKIPFGIAQIGKAFRNEIVARQFIFRMREFEQMEMQFFVRPGTQKEWYEKWKATRMEWHKSLGIPADKYRFHDHVKLAFYADAACDIEFEFPIGFKEVEGIHSRTDYDLSRHQEFSKKKMQYFDPEINQNYIPYVIETSIGLDRCFLMVISNAYAEEDLSTAEKQDSRVVLRFAPKLAPIKLAVLPLTKKDGLPEIAREIMDECKTSFRCFYEEKDAIGRRYRRQDAIGTPFCVTVDHQTKEDQTVTIRYRDTMQQERIPINKIKELIEKQIL
- the dtd gene encoding D-aminoacyl-tRNA deacylase, with the protein product MRVVIQRVTEASVTIDNSIRSSIGKGLLVLAGIEDADTQEDIDWLSAKIVQLRIFNDADGVMNLSLKDIDGELLLVSQFTLHASTKKGNRPSYIKASKPPVAIPLYEKLIARLEMELGKPIGTGEFGADMKVALLNDGPVTIIIDSKNKE
- a CDS encoding nucleotide pyrophosphohydrolase translates to MEITIQQAQDQVDHWIKTVGVRYFSELTNMAILTEEVGELARIMARKYGDQSFKESDKQKDLADEMADVLWVLICLANQTGVNLTEALTKNFEKKNIRDADRHKNNEKLK